Proteins from a single region of Amycolatopsis sp. CA-230715:
- a CDS encoding XRE family transcriptional regulator: MADANYIGKLERGVIRWPSALYREALRGVLGAATDGALGFTNRRRTVVKLADVDRKKFLRGVGLGVGALTLAPVAARFQGSEPTPVPSRVGSAEIGQIATAAKVFAGWDHTYGGGLAREAVQAQLHWSAGLLDASCHEALRGPLRSAIGYLAHTCGFMAFDAYKHADATNAFEFGLACAEEAGDWHLRAKILSSMARQAIWRGYPDDGLTSIEHALVRADRLTATERAMLYTAHARALAKMRRTREALAAVGRADEEFAHATPANDPPWMAYYDHAQHVGDTGHALFDLAVLGYRPVDAAARLADAVTGHTDAYPRSRAISQTKLATLTMATGDPAEAAVIGQAALDAAGTVRSRRAADDLRELSRYAHRHSRTPEVAALRQRIHTVLAAS; the protein is encoded by the coding sequence GTGGCAGACGCGAACTACATCGGCAAGCTCGAACGCGGCGTGATCCGCTGGCCCAGCGCGCTCTACCGGGAGGCGCTCCGAGGGGTGCTGGGCGCTGCTACCGATGGCGCGCTGGGCTTCACCAACCGGCGGCGGACGGTGGTAAAGCTGGCGGACGTGGATCGCAAGAAGTTCCTGCGTGGCGTCGGCCTCGGGGTCGGCGCGCTGACACTGGCTCCCGTCGCTGCGCGCTTCCAGGGCAGCGAGCCTACGCCCGTGCCCTCGCGGGTGGGCAGCGCCGAGATCGGTCAGATCGCCACCGCGGCGAAGGTGTTCGCCGGATGGGACCACACCTACGGCGGCGGCCTCGCGCGCGAAGCCGTCCAGGCCCAGCTGCACTGGTCAGCCGGTTTGCTCGACGCCAGTTGCCACGAGGCGCTGCGCGGCCCGTTGCGCAGCGCGATCGGCTACCTGGCCCACACCTGCGGGTTTATGGCCTTCGACGCCTACAAGCACGCAGACGCCACCAACGCCTTCGAGTTCGGCCTCGCCTGCGCCGAAGAGGCCGGCGACTGGCACCTGCGCGCGAAGATCCTCTCCTCGATGGCACGGCAGGCGATCTGGCGCGGCTACCCCGACGACGGCCTGACCTCGATCGAGCACGCCCTGGTGCGCGCCGACCGGCTGACCGCCACCGAGCGGGCGATGTTGTACACCGCCCATGCCCGCGCGCTGGCCAAGATGCGCCGCACCCGGGAGGCTCTGGCGGCCGTCGGCCGCGCCGACGAGGAGTTCGCCCACGCCACCCCGGCCAACGATCCGCCGTGGATGGCCTACTACGACCATGCCCAGCATGTCGGCGACACCGGTCATGCCCTGTTCGACCTCGCCGTCCTCGGGTACCGGCCAGTCGACGCCGCGGCGCGGCTCGCGGATGCCGTCACCGGGCACACCGACGCCTACCCCCGCTCCCGCGCGATCTCCCAAACCAAACTAGCCACCCTCACGATGGCCACCGGGGACCCCGCCGAAGCCGCCGTCATCGGCCAGGCCGCGCTCGACGCCGCGGGCACCGTCCGCTCCCGCCGGGCCGCCGACGATCTGCGCGAGCTGTCCCGCTACGCCCACCGCCACAGCCGCACACCTGAGGTCGCCGCGTTGCGCCAGCGCATCCACACGGTGCTCGCCGCGTCGTGA
- the fxlM gene encoding methyltransferase, FxLD system, with protein MSTPGHTDTDAARAAGDPAELRQAMIAELWEMRAIRSDRVAAVFDGVPRHLFAPEATPAEAYSPRDAVHVKRDERGVPISTVSSPQLQAGMLEQADIRPGMRVLEIGSGGVNAAMMAWLAGPDGQVTTVDIDSDVTERARRLLDAAGYERVNVILADAETGIAEFAPYDRIIVTVGSWDIPQAWLDQLAPDGRLVVPLRVRGLTRSLELVREGDHLVSRSAEICGFVAMQGTGAHQEQLVPLRGTDAVMRFDDGWPGEQVPDLDGVLDTPRAEAWTGVRIGGAESFETLQLWLATVFPGFGKLRAEASLRSVLVDEGTVWFDSAAIDGDSVAYLTTRGVEPGIAEFGAHAFGPHADDLVTAFCEQIRTWDRDQRHGPGPTFGVWPPGTPDERLPTGVVVDKRHQRITTSWPSPTGQEHQEVTEKE; from the coding sequence ATGAGCACACCTGGACACACCGACACCGATGCCGCCCGCGCGGCCGGGGACCCCGCCGAGTTGCGGCAGGCGATGATCGCCGAGCTGTGGGAGATGCGGGCGATCCGCAGCGACCGGGTCGCCGCCGTGTTCGACGGGGTGCCCCGGCACCTGTTCGCCCCCGAGGCGACACCGGCGGAGGCATACAGCCCCCGCGACGCGGTGCATGTGAAGCGGGACGAGCGCGGCGTGCCGATCAGCACGGTGTCCTCGCCGCAGCTGCAGGCCGGAATGCTGGAGCAGGCCGACATCCGCCCCGGGATGCGGGTATTGGAGATCGGCTCTGGCGGGGTGAACGCGGCCATGATGGCATGGCTTGCCGGACCCGACGGGCAGGTCACCACCGTCGACATCGACTCCGACGTCACCGAACGCGCACGGCGGCTGCTGGACGCCGCCGGCTACGAACGGGTCAACGTCATCCTCGCCGACGCCGAGACCGGGATCGCCGAGTTCGCTCCGTACGACCGCATCATCGTCACGGTCGGTTCCTGGGACATCCCGCAGGCGTGGCTGGACCAGCTCGCCCCCGACGGTCGGCTGGTGGTGCCGCTGCGGGTGCGGGGGCTGACCCGTTCCCTGGAACTGGTCCGCGAGGGCGACCACCTGGTGAGCCGGTCAGCGGAGATCTGCGGATTCGTCGCCATGCAGGGCACCGGAGCGCACCAGGAGCAACTGGTGCCGCTGCGCGGTACCGACGCGGTAATGCGGTTCGACGACGGGTGGCCCGGCGAGCAGGTCCCCGACCTGGACGGCGTTCTCGACACCCCGCGGGCCGAGGCGTGGACGGGCGTGCGGATCGGCGGAGCCGAGTCGTTCGAGACGCTGCAACTGTGGCTGGCCACCGTCTTTCCCGGCTTCGGCAAGCTGCGCGCCGAGGCATCGCTGCGGTCAGTGCTGGTCGACGAGGGCACGGTGTGGTTCGACTCCGCGGCCATCGACGGTGACTCGGTCGCGTACCTGACCACGCGCGGCGTCGAACCCGGTATCGCCGAATTCGGCGCGCACGCCTTCGGCCCGCACGCGGACGACCTCGTCACCGCGTTCTGCGAGCAGATCCGCACGTGGGACCGCGACCAGCGCCACGGCCCCGGGCCCACCTTCGGCGTGTGGCCACCCGGCACCCCGGACGAGCGGCTGCCGACCGGCGTCGTTGTCGACAAGCGGCACCAGCGCATCACGACGTCCTGGCCGTCCCCGACAGGTCAGGAACACCAAGAAGTAACCGAGAAGGAGTGA
- a CDS encoding translation initiation factor IF-2 N-terminal domain-containing protein, which produces MRQRVHELAKELGIGSRKVMARLAELGVHVRSASSLVEKDAATRLKESFGQYDAATAAGAATPRPATWSAGAVKPLTHPEPLRRLALLKQSFPVVDDHQAILAKLGSQFFYSVVGGVPGADDCGFALVRFSGAIESAFGLTREVFFFYSPHRDLQMRTFQAAKRKLTSLRQHREVTPDMMFFWSPDPRLRERLDDWSKDLLAIPLDLPDDGDPIAFVKLLSSYVFTRDLFYETTPVRGDRFFGRRQLLQTLRDDIRHQRVAGLFGLRKAGKTSVLSELEQTLSGPETIFILRDLESLPSPPEDPVPDLLKDLVTDLVTELRQRRLTTRALTSLSATPTVSDFKRAFQTVLRRLAEDGITIVLMLDEIEYLTPSDRIDIHEGDLTSVSQLLGALRSLVQENGNFTFLLSGLISAIIESGRLYGRPNPLFSWAKANFLAPFERHEADELARSVGQKMGVSIDTGALDALFEATGGHAFLYRHLASKVVDQLPVDTFHREIKKPLVLRTITEWRRDVAGNMREMLDHVERYYPDESYLLEVLMDEPESFTAFAEDAPLALGHLLSLGLVHKVDNAYELTPVLHLL; this is translated from the coding sequence GTGCGGCAACGCGTGCATGAACTAGCCAAAGAGCTGGGTATCGGCTCCCGCAAGGTCATGGCCCGGCTCGCCGAGCTGGGCGTGCACGTTCGCAGCGCGTCGAGCCTGGTCGAGAAGGACGCCGCGACGCGGCTGAAGGAGTCGTTCGGCCAGTACGACGCCGCGACCGCGGCCGGGGCCGCGACGCCGAGGCCGGCGACGTGGAGCGCCGGAGCGGTCAAGCCACTGACGCATCCCGAGCCTCTGCGCCGTCTCGCCCTGCTCAAGCAGTCGTTCCCCGTCGTCGACGACCACCAGGCGATCCTGGCCAAGCTCGGGTCACAGTTCTTCTACTCCGTGGTGGGAGGCGTTCCCGGCGCCGATGACTGCGGGTTCGCGTTGGTGCGATTCAGCGGGGCCATCGAGTCGGCCTTCGGGCTGACCAGGGAGGTGTTCTTCTTCTATAGCCCCCACCGCGATCTGCAGATGAGGACCTTCCAGGCGGCGAAACGGAAGCTCACCAGCCTCCGGCAGCACCGCGAGGTCACTCCGGACATGATGTTCTTCTGGTCCCCCGACCCGCGCCTGCGTGAACGACTCGACGACTGGTCGAAGGATCTTCTGGCCATCCCGCTCGATCTTCCCGACGACGGTGACCCGATCGCGTTCGTCAAGCTTCTCAGCAGCTACGTGTTCACTCGCGATCTGTTCTACGAGACCACACCGGTGCGGGGTGACCGGTTCTTCGGACGTCGTCAACTGCTCCAGACCCTCCGTGACGACATTCGCCATCAGCGCGTCGCCGGACTGTTCGGGTTGCGCAAGGCCGGGAAGACCAGCGTGCTGTCCGAGCTGGAACAGACGCTGTCCGGTCCGGAGACGATCTTCATCTTGCGAGATCTGGAGAGCCTGCCATCGCCGCCCGAGGATCCGGTGCCCGATCTTCTCAAGGACCTCGTCACCGACCTGGTGACCGAGCTCCGGCAGCGCAGGCTCACGACACGGGCGCTGACCAGCCTGTCGGCGACGCCCACCGTCTCGGATTTCAAACGGGCCTTCCAGACCGTGCTCCGTCGGCTCGCCGAGGACGGCATCACCATCGTGTTGATGCTCGACGAGATCGAGTACCTCACCCCGTCCGACCGGATCGACATCCACGAGGGGGACCTGACCTCGGTCTCGCAGCTCCTCGGCGCGCTGCGCAGCCTTGTCCAGGAGAACGGCAACTTCACGTTCCTGTTGTCCGGGCTGATCAGCGCGATCATCGAGAGCGGGCGGCTGTACGGGAGGCCGAACCCGCTGTTCTCCTGGGCGAAGGCGAACTTCCTCGCCCCTTTCGAGCGGCACGAAGCCGACGAGCTCGCCCGGTCGGTAGGCCAGAAGATGGGCGTCAGCATCGACACCGGCGCACTCGACGCCTTGTTCGAGGCAACCGGAGGGCACGCATTCCTCTACCGGCACCTGGCGTCGAAAGTGGTCGACCAGCTTCCTGTGGACACCTTCCACCGGGAGATCAAGAAGCCGCTGGTCCTGCGGACGATCACGGAGTGGCGGCGCGATGTCGCCGGGAACATGCGCGAGATGCTCGACCACGTCGAGAGGTATTACCCGGACGAGTCCTACCTGCTCGAGGTCCTGATGGACGAGCCGGAGTCGTTCACCGCGTTCGCCGAGGACGCCCCTCTCGCGCTCGGCCACCTGCTCAGCCTCGGGCTGGTCCACAAGGTCGACAACGCCTACGAACTCACCCCGGTGCTGCACCTGCTATGA
- a CDS encoding SAM-dependent methyltransferase, with protein sequence MPEPADHAPPQLSDTDVDLTKPNSARMYDWYLGGTSNWAVDRVFGERAVETWPEVKACARHNRDFLRRVVNAALDAGITQFLDLGTGVPTVGNIHEVIAESGELDRVDDARVVYVDYEPVAAAHARQLLLDDDVAHWAAFVQADLRDPDAIWEHRETQRLDRSKPICVLMIAVLHFVGDGDLPHRILDTYRRRVAPGSWLAISHASNDAAPPEGAAQIAEVVASYQRTSNPMWLRDHAAVSSLLDAPGWDLLEPGVVHPPDWRPRLGVVLDAEQERARPFMWCGVAAKS encoded by the coding sequence GTGCCCGAACCCGCCGACCACGCGCCGCCGCAGCTCAGCGATACCGACGTCGATCTGACCAAGCCCAACTCCGCTCGCATGTACGACTGGTACCTCGGCGGAACCAGCAACTGGGCCGTCGACCGGGTCTTCGGCGAGCGCGCCGTGGAGACCTGGCCGGAGGTGAAGGCCTGCGCCCGGCACAACCGGGACTTCCTGCGCCGGGTGGTCAACGCCGCGCTGGACGCCGGCATCACCCAGTTCCTCGACCTGGGAACCGGGGTGCCCACCGTCGGCAACATCCACGAGGTCATCGCCGAGTCCGGCGAACTCGACCGCGTCGACGACGCCCGCGTGGTCTACGTCGACTACGAACCGGTCGCCGCCGCACACGCCCGCCAGCTCCTGCTCGACGACGACGTCGCGCACTGGGCCGCCTTCGTCCAGGCCGACCTGCGCGACCCCGACGCCATCTGGGAACACCGGGAGACCCAGCGGCTGGACCGCAGCAAGCCGATCTGCGTGCTGATGATCGCGGTGCTGCACTTCGTCGGCGACGGCGACCTGCCGCACCGGATCCTCGACACCTACCGCAGACGGGTCGCGCCGGGCAGCTGGCTGGCGATCTCCCACGCCAGCAACGACGCCGCCCCGCCCGAGGGCGCCGCCCAGATCGCCGAGGTGGTCGCCTCCTACCAGCGCACCAGCAACCCGATGTGGCTTCGCGATCACGCCGCCGTCTCGTCCCTGCTCGACGCACCGGGATGGGACCTGCTCGAACCCGGCGTCGTACACCCGCCCGACTGGCGCCCCCGGCTCGGTGTCGTGCTCGACGCGGAGCAGGAACGCGCCCGTCCGTTCATGTGGTGCGGCGTGGCGGCCAAGTCCTGA
- a CDS encoding helix-turn-helix domain-containing protein, giving the protein MEAEDRGPSGVGQRVRAARKLHPNLTQQQLATRMHVSVSLVCQVEQGLKPASPAFVAAAARALNLTVYDLYEQPSPQFGTEREGIAELETAVIAGPALATDGPAQPLDTLARAVDAVAELQRKSCYDRSSAVMPDLLAALHTAAAHARAGAEAERAHALLTHLYQCVTICLHRLGSPLAGQAAERAATAAGSSGDPLLAALCEGEIGLPLMHRGAYPAAERLAATGRRLAEAEPTGPESLTVRGYLHLRSAILAARSGDRVTSDAHLDEAADYARVLEPGADFYDTAFDPANVSIHAVAAAVELGDGATALSRNTPLPPGTLPSRQGHHHVDLARAALLHGRRDQVLAELNTARALAPPLTRYHPQVHETVITLAHQDRRRSDSLATFARWAGIQL; this is encoded by the coding sequence ATGGAAGCCGAAGACCGCGGGCCATCGGGCGTCGGGCAGCGAGTCCGCGCCGCGCGCAAGCTGCACCCGAACCTGACCCAGCAGCAGCTCGCCACCCGGATGCATGTATCGGTATCGCTGGTGTGCCAGGTCGAGCAGGGGCTCAAACCGGCGTCTCCGGCGTTCGTCGCGGCGGCGGCGCGGGCGCTGAACCTGACCGTCTACGACCTCTACGAGCAGCCCAGCCCGCAGTTCGGCACCGAACGCGAGGGCATCGCCGAGTTGGAGACCGCCGTGATCGCCGGGCCCGCCCTGGCCACCGACGGGCCCGCCCAGCCCCTGGACACGCTCGCGCGGGCGGTGGACGCCGTCGCCGAACTACAACGGAAATCGTGCTACGACCGGTCGTCGGCGGTGATGCCCGATCTGCTCGCCGCCCTGCACACCGCCGCCGCCCACGCGCGTGCTGGGGCCGAGGCCGAGCGGGCGCACGCGTTGCTGACCCACCTCTACCAGTGCGTCACGATCTGCCTACACCGCCTGGGCTCCCCACTGGCTGGGCAAGCCGCCGAACGCGCCGCCACCGCCGCGGGCTCCTCGGGCGATCCGCTGCTGGCCGCGCTGTGCGAGGGCGAGATCGGTCTGCCCCTGATGCACCGCGGCGCCTACCCCGCCGCCGAGCGCCTCGCCGCGACCGGACGTCGCCTGGCCGAGGCCGAACCCACAGGCCCGGAATCGCTGACCGTGCGGGGCTATCTCCATCTACGCTCGGCGATCCTGGCCGCCCGCTCCGGCGACCGCGTCACCTCCGACGCGCACCTGGACGAAGCCGCCGACTACGCCCGCGTCCTCGAGCCCGGCGCGGATTTCTACGACACCGCGTTCGACCCAGCCAACGTGAGCATCCATGCCGTGGCCGCCGCCGTCGAACTCGGCGACGGCGCCACCGCACTATCCCGCAACACCCCGCTCCCACCCGGCACCTTGCCCTCCCGGCAGGGCCACCACCACGTCGACCTCGCCCGAGCGGCCCTGCTACACGGCCGCCGAGACCAAGTCCTCGCCGAACTCAACACCGCCCGCGCCCTGGCACCGCCACTGACCCGCTACCACCCGCAGGTCCACGAAACCGTGATCACCCTCGCCCACCAAGACCGGCGCCGCTCCGACTCCCTCGCCACCTTCGCCCGCTGGGCCGGAATCCAGCTCTGA
- a CDS encoding aminoglycoside phosphotransferase family protein, whose protein sequence is MTTTGTEEAEELLRAACDQAGVDARGAEPIRLGENAIFRLPGGIVARIARPGQLHAATREVRVARWLADHDVPAVRALDDLRQPIEAHGRAVTFWHELPAHHHGTPAQVATALRRLHDLPVGTGQHPFSALEPFVRLDERITAATSLTDDDRAWLYQHLATLRERYDHLPAGLPRTVLHGDAWVGNVVATNDNQVVLLDLERASIGPPEWDLVSTAIKHTSFAWISEHEYRDFRHRYGHDVTTWDGFALLRDIRELRMTCYMAQHAAENPRGHREAELRVSCLRGRNGLRPWAWSPAS, encoded by the coding sequence GTGACCACGACCGGAACCGAAGAAGCCGAAGAGCTACTGCGCGCCGCCTGTGACCAGGCAGGCGTCGACGCACGGGGCGCTGAGCCCATCCGGCTCGGGGAGAACGCGATCTTCCGGCTCCCCGGTGGCATCGTCGCCCGCATCGCCCGACCCGGTCAGCTCCATGCCGCCACCCGGGAGGTCCGCGTCGCCCGGTGGCTCGCCGACCACGACGTCCCCGCCGTCCGCGCCCTCGACGACCTCCGCCAACCCATCGAGGCGCACGGGCGTGCGGTGACCTTCTGGCACGAGCTGCCCGCCCACCACCACGGCACCCCCGCTCAGGTCGCGACGGCACTGCGCCGCCTGCACGACCTGCCCGTCGGCACCGGGCAGCACCCGTTCTCCGCGCTGGAGCCGTTCGTCCGGCTTGACGAACGCATCACCGCCGCTACCAGCCTCACCGACGACGACCGCGCCTGGCTGTACCAGCACCTCGCCACCCTGCGGGAGCGCTACGACCACCTCCCCGCCGGTCTGCCGCGCACCGTGCTGCACGGCGACGCCTGGGTCGGCAACGTCGTCGCCACCAACGACAATCAGGTCGTGCTGCTCGACCTCGAACGCGCCTCGATCGGCCCACCCGAATGGGACCTCGTCTCCACCGCCATCAAACACACCAGCTTCGCCTGGATCAGCGAGCACGAGTATCGCGACTTTCGCCACCGCTACGGCCACGACGTCACCACCTGGGACGGGTTCGCGTTGTTGCGCGATATCCGCGAACTCCGCATGACCTGCTACATGGCCCAGCACGCCGCCGAAAACCCCCGCGGCCACCGCGAGGCCGAACTCCGGGTTTCCTGCCTACGCGGCCGGAACGGGCTCCGCCCCTGGGCCTGGTCGCCCGCGTCCTAA